A region from the Leguminivora glycinivorella isolate SPB_JAAS2020 chromosome 3, LegGlyc_1.1, whole genome shotgun sequence genome encodes:
- the LOC125242563 gene encoding coiled-coil domain-containing protein 12 — protein sequence MVIMELGESVGSLEEQALKRKERLKNLKRKNQTTENETSDSPAEKVSLPKPKFRSYKPQDETLQEAKLEDALPTAVEDEVKDLLEAGKEKVVLQDLDISSLAPRKPDWDLKRDVSKKLEKLERRTQKAIAELIWERLKQGKEDNLGAMITMTDKPSTDD from the exons ATGGTTATCATGGAATTGGGGGAAAGCGTCGGTAGCTTGGAAGAGCAAGCTCTCAAAAGAAAAGAGAGACTGAAGAACTTAAAAAGGAAAAACCAAACAACAGAAAATGAGACGTCGGACTCTCCAGCTGAAAAAGTTTCGTTACCAAA ACCAAAATTTCGGAGCTACAAGCCACAAGACGAGACCCTCCAAGAGGCGAAGCTGGAGGATGCTCTACCTACAGCTGTTGAGGATGAAGTGAAGGATTTGCTAGAAGCTGGCAAAGAGAAG GTAGTCCTACAAGACTTAGACATATCAAGCTTAGCACCACGAAAACCTGATTGGGACCTAAAGCGAGATGTTTCAAAGAAACTAGAAAAGCTAGAAAGGAGAACACAGAAGGCCATAGCGGAACTTATATGGGAGCGTCTCAAACAAGGGAAAGAAGACAACCTGGGAGCCATGATCACAATGACAGATAAGCCTAGTACTGATGATTAA
- the LOC125242560 gene encoding transcription factor SPT20 homolog — protein MRLVPAYLLVALFAIASAQDPTTDAINDNIIGIKPSVRLDPYIRKALLKALTELEESNNVTTDADNITTDESTDGSSTSESELLQTGDVTEDSRTQNPEGIQIHSFIVNGQSAFANSTNVTPTFIDNNFSILSTTAGNVENQVTATLPTQSPQNEIFQTRESGLGVQHIRSVQETSTSQNTVTSTSTLYSRPTTPTTTTTTTTTTTTTTTPKPTHNQDGENIEDVDKRDVQVFQAPLVAAFTVHQDAQGLPKKVVPIFQQQNIGNNVAPLASTTLTTGIPAPQIVPQPTTNQVDPNFFINQQLALQKQLEEKQRILEEQLRQLQIQQRQQEEALRKQQFLFKQKQQLQQSQSQQQIVLEQQRIQAINPSINFQGLPKPNPPNQFFNGNQGLRPQSSQVSIQASVPLEQANTVNVQQQLPSREAVDFLIHLRNNQPEQFPLQDNHVPIGISNFLQPNFQQGRNFNQIRPDDQFRQKGNRVFRQESGVGNFGFNNFQQQQQFNRFNSFNFAPNNRFVPLTRQNQFNPADIELKQLLVQTGLNARSPEDLNIVSKVLSLNHGVPINNNVSNRLPFDSRRQVRA, from the coding sequence GTGCCGGCTTATTTGCTCGTTGCGCTATTTGCAATAGCCTCAGCGCAAGATCCTACAACAGACGCCATCAATGACAACATCATCGGGATAAAACCCTCGGTCCGCCTCGACCCCTACATCAGAAAAGCTTTGCTGAAAGCTCTCACCGAATTAGAAGAGAGCAATAATGTAACCACAGACGCCGATAACATTACCACGGACGAATCTACCGACGGTTCTTCTACCTCTGAATCGGAGCTGTTACAAACTGGAGATGTTACCGAGGATTCTCGAACTCAAAACCCAGAAGGAATACAAATTCATTCTTTTATAGTCAACGGACAGTCAGCATTCGCAAATAGCACGAATGTGACACCTACTTTTATAGACAACAACTTTTCAATTTTAAGCACTACAGCAGGAAACGTCGAGAATCAAGTGACCGCTACACTTCCAACCCAATCCCCACAAAATGAAATATTCCAAACAAGAGAATCAGGCTTAGGCGTGCAGCACATTAGAAGTGTACAAGAAACGTCAACCTCGCAAAATACAGTTACTAGTACCAGTACGTTATACTCTAGACCCACGACCCCGACGACAACAACGACAACGACAACTACGACAACCACAACCACCACGCCCAAGCCCACGCACAACCAGGACGGAGAAAACATTGAAGACGTCGACAAACGGGACGTCCAAGTCTTCCAAGCACCTTTAGTTGCGGCCTTTACAGTCCATCAAGATGCTCAAGGATTACCCAAGAAAGTTGTACCTATTTTCCAACAACAAAATATTGGTAACAACGTAGCGCCCCTAGCGAGCACAACACTCACTACGGGCATCCCGGCACCGCAAATTGTTCCGCAACCGACCACGAACCAAGTGGATCCAAACTTTTTCATAAACCAACAATTAGCATTACAAAAGCAGCTTGAAGAAAAACAGCGAATCCTCGAAGAACAGTTGCGTCAGTTACAAATTCAACAAAGGCAACAGGAGGAAGCACTAAGAAAGCAGCAGTTCCTTTTCAAACAGAAGCAGCAATTGCAGCAGTCACAAAGTCAGCAGCAAATTGTACTTGAACAGCAACGCATTCAAGCTATCAACCCTAGCATTAACTTCCAAGGATTGCCAAAACCTAATCCACCCAACCAGTTCTTCAATGGAAACCAGGGTCTCCGACCGCAGAGTTCGCAAGTGTCGATCCAAGCCAGCGTGCCGTTAGAGCAGGCGAACACCGTTAACGTCCAGCAGCAGTTGCCGAGCCGAGAAGCCGTAGACTTTCTTATACATTTACGTAACAACCAACCTGAACAGTTTCCGCTGCAAGACAATCATGTCCCTATTGGAATATCCAACTTTTTACAGCCTAATTTCCAGCAAGGCCGCAATTTCAATCAAATCAGGCCCGATGACCAATTTAGGCAAAAAGGAAATCGAGTATTTCGTCAGGAAAGCGGTGTAGGAAACTTTGGCTTTAATAACTTCCAGCAGCAGCAACAGTTTAATAGATTCAACTCGTTTAACTTTGCCCCTAATAACCGCTTTGTGCCGCTTACGAGGCAAAATCAGTTTAACCCAGCAGATATTGAACTGAAACAACTATTAGTTCAAACTGGTCTGAATGCCAGAAGTCCTGAAGATTTAAATATCGTATCAAAAGTTTTATCCTTAAATCACGGCGTCCCAATAAACAACAATGTGTCAAACAGGTTGCCGTTTGACAGTAGAAGGCAAGTGAGAGCGTAA